In Ilumatobacter fluminis, the following proteins share a genomic window:
- a CDS encoding ATP-binding protein, with protein MSTVWDGVVGQPTAVDLLRRAAANPVHAYLFVGPAGSTKKEAARAFTARLLTGGDDPTTRDAELVLRGEHPDVREVEREGARISFDQAREISRIASLAPTESDRKVMILDEFHLLSPEGAALLLKTIEEPPPSTTFLILADTIPHDLITISSRCARIDFRVITDGDIAARLVADGHDAEAAQVAARAAAGNLDRARVLASDPALVERRNAFASAPRELDGNGTTVMRLVDQLLALIESAAGPLSERQATEIAELDERIERYGERGSGKKALETRHKREQRRHRTDEIRSGLTVMAGVYRDALVGGSARRPDEIADAVDRLHQAMEALERNPNEPLLLQNLLWSLPSI; from the coding sequence ATGAGCACCGTCTGGGATGGCGTCGTCGGCCAGCCGACCGCGGTCGACCTCCTCCGCCGAGCGGCCGCCAACCCGGTCCACGCCTACCTGTTCGTCGGCCCGGCGGGCTCGACGAAGAAGGAAGCGGCCCGGGCCTTCACCGCTCGCCTGCTGACCGGTGGCGACGATCCGACCACCCGCGACGCCGAACTCGTCCTCCGCGGCGAGCACCCCGACGTTCGCGAGGTGGAGCGCGAGGGCGCCCGTATCTCGTTCGATCAGGCTCGAGAGATCTCCCGCATCGCATCGCTCGCCCCGACCGAGAGCGATCGCAAGGTGATGATCCTCGACGAGTTCCACCTGCTCTCGCCCGAAGGCGCAGCCCTGCTCCTGAAGACCATCGAGGAACCGCCCCCGTCGACGACGTTCCTGATCCTGGCCGACACGATCCCGCACGACCTGATCACGATCTCGTCCCGGTGCGCCCGGATCGACTTCCGGGTCATCACCGATGGTGACATCGCCGCCCGACTCGTCGCCGACGGCCACGACGCCGAGGCCGCCCAGGTGGCCGCACGAGCGGCTGCCGGCAACCTCGACCGGGCACGGGTCCTCGCGTCCGATCCGGCCCTCGTCGAACGGCGCAACGCCTTCGCATCGGCGCCCCGAGAACTCGACGGCAACGGCACGACGGTCATGCGTCTGGTCGACCAGCTGCTCGCCCTGATCGAGTCGGCCGCCGGTCCGCTGTCGGAACGGCAGGCGACCGAGATCGCCGAGTTGGACGAGCGGATCGAGCGGTACGGCGAGCGGGGCTCGGGCAAGAAGGCGCTCGAGACACGCCACAAACGCGAGCAGCGACGCCACCGAACCGACGAGATCCGCTCCGGTCTGACGGTGATGGCCGGCGTCTACCGTGACGCGCTGGTGGGCGGCAGCGCCCGGCGACCCGACGAGATCGCGGACGCCGTCGACCGGCTCCACCAGGCGATGGAAGCGCTCGAACGGAACCCGAACGAGCCGCTCCTGCTCCAGAACCTGCTCTGGTCGCTCCCGTCGATCTGA
- the tmk gene encoding dTMP kinase: MDRPVYIALEGSEGCGKSTQSRRLADALGATLTRETGGTAVGQRLRAILHDTDVTDLDDRAEALIVAADRAQHIAQVVRPSLESGTPVVSDRSVYSTLAYQGYGRGLDVDELRTLNEWAIGDTTPDLVILLRVPDDVARRRMERRELDRFERAGDDFHARVDAGFAEMSAADPERWAIVDASAPLDEVATTIRSIVQDRLGV; the protein is encoded by the coding sequence ATGGATCGACCGGTGTACATCGCCCTCGAGGGCTCCGAGGGCTGCGGCAAGAGCACGCAGTCGCGTCGCCTCGCCGACGCGCTCGGCGCCACACTCACCCGCGAAACCGGCGGCACCGCGGTCGGCCAGCGCCTCCGCGCCATCCTGCACGACACCGACGTCACCGACCTCGACGACCGCGCCGAAGCACTGATCGTCGCTGCCGATCGTGCTCAGCACATCGCCCAGGTCGTGCGTCCGTCGCTCGAGTCGGGCACGCCCGTCGTCAGCGACCGCAGCGTGTACTCGACCCTCGCCTACCAGGGCTACGGCCGTGGCCTCGACGTCGACGAGTTGCGCACCCTCAACGAGTGGGCGATCGGCGACACGACCCCCGACCTCGTGATCCTGCTGCGCGTGCCCGACGACGTCGCCCGCCGACGCATGGAGCGCCGCGAGCTCGACCGGTTCGAACGGGCGGGCGACGACTTCCACGCCCGCGTCGACGCCGGCTTCGCCGAGATGTCGGCCGCCGACCCCGAACGCTGGGCGATCGTCGATGCGTCGGCCCCGCTCGACGAGGTCGCGACGACGATCCGCTCGATCGTGCAGGACCGGTTGGGCGTATGA
- a CDS encoding response regulator: MGTEIRAFLMDDHEVVRQGVRALLESSGEIEVVGEASNAAEALARIPALQPDVAVLDVRVPDGNGIEVCREIRSSVGTNCLMLTSYSDDEALFEAIMAGASGYMLKQIRGKELLDAVKRVAAGESLLDPAITGRVLQRLRTPSEEDERLSRLTPQERRILHYIADGMTNRQIASEMYLAEKTIKNYVSNMLGKLGMERRTEAAVFATKLELTGHPIEG; this comes from the coding sequence ATGGGAACGGAGATTCGCGCATTCCTCATGGACGACCATGAAGTGGTTCGTCAGGGCGTTCGCGCCCTGCTCGAGTCGAGTGGTGAGATCGAGGTCGTCGGTGAGGCGTCCAACGCCGCCGAGGCGTTGGCACGCATCCCGGCCCTGCAACCCGACGTCGCCGTGCTCGACGTCCGGGTGCCCGACGGCAACGGCATCGAGGTGTGCCGCGAGATCCGCAGCTCGGTCGGTACCAACTGCCTCATGCTCACCTCGTACAGCGACGACGAAGCCCTGTTCGAGGCGATCATGGCCGGCGCATCCGGCTACATGCTCAAGCAGATCCGCGGCAAGGAGCTGCTCGACGCCGTCAAGCGGGTCGCCGCCGGCGAGTCGCTGCTCGACCCGGCCATCACCGGTCGCGTGCTCCAGCGCCTCCGCACCCCCTCCGAGGAGGACGAGCGCCTCTCCCGCCTCACCCCGCAGGAGCGCCGCATCCTCCACTACATCGCCGACGGCATGACGAACCGCCAGATCGCCTCCGAGATGTACCTCGCCGAGAAGACGATCAAGAACTACGTCTCGAACATGCTCGGCAAGCTCGGTATGGAGCGCCGCACCGAGGCCGCCGTCTTCGCCACCAAGCTCGAGCTCACCGGCCACCCCATCGAGGGCTGA
- a CDS encoding PAS domain S-box protein produces the protein MSAAPDTAMLLHAVERAPDGVLIVDEAGTVVYANRAMLGMSGYPDLEGRSVDELVPSALRGQHDALRARYMSEPTQRPMGAGLELALQHADGREVPVEISLSPFEHNGRFVITAVRDVSDRQEAQRRLSVAHEQLALVEERERIGRDLHDVVLQHLYGMGLTVQAIGVGAPDAVADKLQAVVEDVDRIISEVRTIVFTLGTAGARGALGQELADVVAQASRVLGFTPALRLEGPVDSVLTNEVRTEMIASMREALGNVARHAKASEAAVLVTVDAGSVVMTVVDDGVGPPADQASVQAGHGLKNLHSRAAGFGGTCTLQRRNGTPGAELRWTVPF, from the coding sequence GTGTCTGCCGCACCTGATACTGCGATGTTGCTCCACGCCGTCGAGCGCGCCCCCGACGGGGTGCTGATCGTCGATGAGGCAGGCACCGTCGTCTATGCGAACCGTGCGATGCTCGGCATGTCGGGGTATCCCGACCTCGAGGGACGCTCGGTCGACGAACTCGTGCCCTCGGCGTTGCGAGGCCAGCACGACGCGCTGCGAGCGCGGTACATGAGCGAGCCGACGCAGCGGCCGATGGGCGCCGGCCTCGAACTGGCGTTGCAGCACGCCGACGGGCGCGAGGTGCCCGTCGAGATCTCGCTAAGCCCGTTCGAGCACAACGGCCGATTCGTGATCACGGCGGTTCGTGACGTGTCCGATCGCCAGGAGGCGCAGCGACGGTTGTCGGTGGCGCACGAGCAGCTGGCGCTGGTCGAAGAGCGTGAGCGGATCGGCCGTGACCTGCACGACGTGGTGCTGCAGCATCTGTACGGGATGGGCCTGACGGTTCAGGCGATCGGGGTGGGGGCGCCCGACGCGGTGGCCGACAAGCTCCAGGCCGTCGTCGAAGACGTCGACCGGATCATCTCCGAGGTGCGCACGATCGTGTTCACCCTCGGCACGGCCGGGGCCCGTGGCGCGCTCGGGCAGGAGCTCGCCGACGTGGTCGCCCAGGCGAGCCGGGTGCTCGGTTTCACGCCGGCTCTGCGGCTCGAGGGACCGGTCGACTCGGTGCTGACGAACGAGGTTCGCACCGAGATGATCGCCTCGATGCGCGAAGCGCTCGGCAACGTGGCACGGCACGCCAAGGCGTCGGAGGCGGCGGTCCTGGTGACCGTCGACGCCGGCAGCGTGGTGATGACGGTGGTCGACGACGGGGTCGGCCCGCCGGCCGACCAGGCGTCGGTGCAGGCAGGTCACGGCCTGAAGAACCTGCACTCCCGTGCGGCCGGTTTCGGGGGGACGTGCACCCTCCAGCGGCGCAACGGCACCCCCGGCGCCGAACTGCGCTGGACCGTCCCGTTCTGA
- a CDS encoding multicopper oxidase domain-containing protein — translation MTSDDRSFLNWTAIFVALAALFLGFFALGRSGSTESAAGEGGGGTGAASIIEMELGALKFSPQHIMAPPGQVTLRITNTDSQVHNLQVLGSKTRDLQPGETQDLELGEMGVGVYPMICEIPGHNEAGMNGNLHIIMNAEPGAYTGAGSSDGEIDHFHGYDTWQEMQEAMDSRALRFVEEAKSEFGGQLMEYTMSDDGYKEFEVTAMLADWEIEPGKIVEAYTYNGVVPAPEIHVEVGDMVRVILKNELPAPTVIHWHGIKVPNAMDGVPPFTQDAVPPGEEFVYEFEALEPAVGIYHSHNGASQVLDGLFGAFTVGQMQTPDVLIDQGFAAEPDQEIQMVLNDAGVIGLTLNGKSFPATEIYSGTVGDTIMVHYQNEGLQAHPMHLHQPLGWIIAKDGKELLVPVPSDTINVAPGERYTVLYKLTDPGVWAWHCHILTHAERDDGMFGMVTAFVVEEA, via the coding sequence ATGACCTCTGACGACCGTTCGTTTCTGAACTGGACAGCGATTTTCGTCGCACTCGCCGCCTTGTTCCTCGGCTTCTTCGCGTTGGGCCGCTCCGGCTCGACCGAGTCGGCCGCCGGTGAAGGTGGCGGCGGAACCGGTGCTGCCTCGATCATCGAGATGGAACTCGGTGCGCTCAAGTTCAGCCCGCAGCACATCATGGCGCCCCCAGGCCAGGTCACCTTGCGCATCACCAACACCGATTCGCAGGTGCACAACCTGCAGGTCCTGGGATCGAAGACGCGCGACCTCCAGCCGGGCGAGACCCAAGATCTCGAGCTCGGTGAGATGGGCGTCGGGGTGTACCCGATGATCTGCGAGATCCCCGGACATAACGAAGCCGGCATGAACGGCAACCTGCACATCATCATGAACGCCGAGCCGGGTGCGTACACCGGTGCCGGTTCGTCCGACGGTGAGATCGACCACTTCCACGGCTACGACACCTGGCAGGAGATGCAGGAAGCGATGGACAGCCGTGCACTGCGCTTCGTCGAGGAGGCCAAGTCCGAGTTCGGCGGCCAGCTGATGGAGTACACGATGTCGGACGACGGCTACAAGGAGTTCGAGGTCACGGCGATGCTCGCCGACTGGGAGATCGAGCCGGGCAAGATCGTCGAGGCGTACACCTACAACGGCGTGGTGCCGGCACCCGAGATCCACGTCGAGGTCGGCGACATGGTCAGGGTCATCCTGAAGAACGAGCTGCCCGCGCCGACCGTGATCCACTGGCACGGCATCAAGGTGCCGAACGCGATGGACGGCGTGCCGCCCTTTACGCAGGACGCCGTGCCGCCGGGCGAGGAGTTCGTGTACGAGTTCGAGGCGCTCGAGCCGGCCGTCGGCATCTACCACAGCCACAACGGAGCCAGTCAGGTGCTCGACGGCTTGTTCGGAGCGTTCACCGTCGGTCAGATGCAGACCCCCGACGTGCTCATCGACCAGGGCTTCGCCGCCGAGCCGGATCAGGAGATCCAGATGGTGCTCAACGACGCCGGCGTGATCGGCTTGACCCTCAACGGCAAGAGCTTCCCGGCCACCGAGATCTACTCGGGCACGGTTGGCGACACGATCATGGTGCACTACCAGAACGAGGGCCTGCAGGCGCACCCGATGCACCTCCACCAGCCGCTCGGTTGGATCATCGCCAAGGACGGCAAGGAGCTGCTCGTGCCGGTGCCGAGCGACACGATCAACGTGGCGCCGGGTGAGCGGTACACGGTGCTCTACAAGCTGACCGACCCCGGTGTGTGGGCGTGGCACTGCCACATCCTCACCCACGCCGAGCGTGACGACGGCATGTTCGGCATGGTGACCGCCTTCGTCGTCGAGGAGGCGTAG
- a CDS encoding flavohemoglobin expression-modulating QEGLA motif protein, with protein sequence MHDDAAQRYRSVSRQLHDIAKPMRVLSRLNWPGHIREDFLAGGATALPAPSYEPFDATDTVAAVEAARSELEPGFVVDDWLVRECDAIEATACMLASVGTADFHEYSARLYGSPTRPLPYDPATPLDLANRIHTALDELATSKLLPQPIRDQTALDVVSTLEPAVRDHFGEQAPEILIVDELSANAVASTSRIKVRRDARFTRKDALQLLNHEAHIHVATGLNGRAQTEIPILAIGHPGTTRTQEGLAVYAEYLSGTLGLDRLRRLADRIVAVQLAADGADFIEVFRWFRERSADDEQAFESTRRIFRGAPIDGGAPFTKDCAYLSGFLSVATFVRAAFNAGRADTVALLFSGKLDLWSVAALAELRAAGLVNPARFLPPWASDPSWVLTHLTLSTFQAGIDLDVVTEHIAELLAQVPAVDIVAGARFRAEAP encoded by the coding sequence GTGCACGATGACGCCGCTCAGCGGTACCGATCCGTCAGCCGACAGCTCCACGACATCGCCAAGCCGATGCGGGTCCTGTCCCGACTCAACTGGCCCGGCCACATCCGCGAGGACTTCCTCGCCGGGGGCGCCACCGCCCTGCCGGCTCCTTCCTACGAGCCGTTCGACGCGACCGACACCGTGGCCGCCGTCGAGGCGGCCCGTTCAGAGCTCGAACCCGGCTTCGTGGTCGACGACTGGCTCGTCCGCGAGTGCGACGCCATCGAGGCGACGGCCTGCATGCTCGCCTCGGTCGGCACCGCCGACTTCCACGAGTACAGCGCCCGCCTGTACGGCTCGCCGACCCGACCACTCCCCTACGACCCGGCGACACCGCTCGACCTGGCCAACCGGATCCACACCGCACTCGACGAACTCGCCACCTCGAAGCTCCTGCCTCAACCGATCCGCGACCAGACGGCGCTCGACGTGGTCAGCACCCTCGAACCTGCGGTGCGCGACCACTTCGGTGAGCAGGCGCCCGAGATCCTGATCGTCGACGAACTGTCGGCCAACGCCGTGGCGTCGACCAGCCGGATCAAGGTCCGTCGCGATGCGCGGTTCACTCGCAAGGACGCCCTCCAACTCCTCAACCACGAAGCCCACATCCACGTGGCGACGGGGCTCAACGGCCGTGCGCAGACAGAGATCCCGATCCTCGCGATCGGCCACCCCGGCACGACCCGCACCCAGGAAGGCCTCGCCGTCTACGCCGAGTACCTGTCGGGGACCCTCGGTCTCGACCGACTCCGCCGCCTCGCCGATCGCATCGTGGCCGTCCAACTCGCCGCCGACGGCGCCGACTTCATCGAGGTGTTCCGTTGGTTCCGGGAACGGTCGGCCGACGACGAGCAGGCCTTCGAGTCGACCCGCCGCATCTTCCGCGGCGCTCCGATCGACGGCGGCGCGCCCTTCACCAAGGACTGTGCGTACCTGTCTGGATTCTTGTCGGTCGCGACCTTCGTCCGAGCCGCGTTCAACGCCGGCCGCGCCGACACGGTGGCACTCCTCTTCTCCGGCAAGCTCGACCTCTGGTCGGTCGCCGCCCTTGCGGAGCTACGCGCCGCCGGATTGGTCAACCCGGCCCGGTTCCTGCCGCCGTGGGCGAGCGACCCGTCGTGGGTACTGACCCACCTCACGCTGAGTACGTTCCAGGCCGGCATCGACCTCGACGTCGTGACGGAACACATCGCCGAGCTCCTCGCACAGGTCCCCGCAGTCGACATCGTCGCCGGCGCCCGGTTCCGCGCCGAAGCCCCCTGA
- a CDS encoding type IV pilus modification PilV family protein, which produces MHARDPGVTFIEILVAIVLIGTVIVGILAAMRTSIVVSANAQEAAKVETALLNASDRVSRAPLKCAAGGYDPFVQAAIATWEGEGSAVATVTHLSYDADGGAFAPSSWIAGACPTDPTAQRVQRVEITITGPDGRVTRSIEVIKSKIGGTNV; this is translated from the coding sequence GTGCACGCGCGCGACCCGGGAGTGACCTTCATCGAGATCTTGGTTGCGATCGTCTTGATCGGCACGGTGATCGTCGGGATCCTGGCCGCGATGCGAACGAGCATCGTCGTGTCCGCCAATGCGCAAGAGGCAGCCAAGGTCGAAACGGCACTGCTCAACGCAAGCGATCGGGTTTCGCGCGCCCCACTCAAGTGCGCCGCCGGCGGCTACGACCCGTTCGTGCAGGCCGCAATCGCCACCTGGGAGGGCGAAGGGTCGGCCGTCGCGACCGTGACGCATCTCAGCTACGACGCCGACGGCGGCGCCTTCGCCCCCTCGTCGTGGATCGCAGGTGCGTGCCCCACCGATCCCACTGCTCAGCGCGTCCAAAGGGTCGAGATCACGATCACCGGGCCTGACGGCCGGGTGACCCGTTCGATCGAGGTCATCAAGTCGAAAATCGGAGGAACGAATGTCTGA
- a CDS encoding vWA domain-containing protein — MSDPRTGRDRGMTLVELLVTVTLLGLVATVISAALVVTFRTTDSTEGRLTLARSEQSFTTWMPADLASVNLEVSTTPVDDGTDPYGLVSGFVPVDTSATAQPCGTGISCPPGFSFEGDNQVVLRWRTVAAGPTTMETAVSYRLVPGADGSELVRYECSGALGSQATCSSIVVLRNLGTDWSMTTSSPDFEGEGVEYENVAGQQVSVTINGGLGASEELSAAEGGQDTVTLTAGGVSMGAISSSAPTGSPSFVREPSRCGGPIVIMVDDSNSIGTAAMGTVRTSVRAFIEEFRGTPVQLQVVEFGTWAQVLGNGTTGNGYYDMSESSEVDAVKAQINSTNLSGNSGSAGGTNWEHAWYRALVNDGKPGDQVTPDTVVFFTDGVPTYYVNSSGNLGGSGSSFTYTNWAEAEAVAAPFRRATPPSIIGVGVNGPDNGLNNTQYFDPPGNYNATYKTGRQILAQLVDGTDSGVQYNGSNAEQANLYLLDGFGGLTEALKTVALKDCGGTLTIRTRIDSGGDGQKFQPEVVYENVGETSEGGATRTVATSGSFPTGTFDFELASSSVTTEVVPQISSALAGYRLSRWECRAGPTTLAASETDIEGVADFKGVEVTLGANQAASCTMWVVPK; from the coding sequence ATGTCTGACCCAAGAACCGGCAGGGATCGGGGTATGACACTGGTCGAGCTGTTGGTGACCGTCACCTTGCTCGGGCTCGTCGCAACGGTGATCAGTGCCGCTCTCGTCGTGACGTTCCGGACGACCGACTCGACCGAGGGACGCCTCACGCTGGCGCGCAGCGAGCAATCGTTCACGACGTGGATGCCTGCTGACCTGGCCTCGGTCAATCTCGAAGTGAGCACCACCCCAGTGGACGACGGCACAGACCCGTACGGATTGGTCTCGGGTTTCGTGCCGGTCGATACCTCTGCCACGGCGCAACCGTGCGGGACCGGCATCAGCTGCCCCCCGGGTTTCTCGTTCGAGGGGGACAACCAAGTGGTGCTTCGCTGGAGGACGGTGGCGGCCGGCCCCACCACCATGGAGACTGCGGTGTCGTACCGTCTGGTGCCGGGCGCCGACGGCTCCGAACTCGTTCGCTACGAGTGCTCGGGTGCTCTCGGTTCGCAGGCCACCTGCTCGTCGATCGTCGTGCTGAGGAATCTCGGCACCGACTGGAGCATGACCACGTCGTCACCTGACTTCGAGGGCGAGGGCGTCGAGTACGAGAACGTTGCCGGCCAGCAAGTGTCGGTGACCATCAACGGGGGCTTGGGTGCGTCCGAGGAGCTGTCGGCGGCCGAGGGTGGGCAGGACACCGTCACGCTGACGGCCGGCGGCGTCTCGATGGGCGCCATCTCCTCGTCGGCGCCGACCGGCTCGCCGTCGTTCGTCCGCGAGCCGTCTCGGTGCGGTGGCCCGATCGTGATCATGGTCGACGACTCCAACTCGATCGGAACGGCGGCGATGGGCACGGTGCGTACGAGCGTCCGCGCGTTCATCGAAGAGTTTCGAGGTACTCCGGTGCAGCTGCAGGTGGTCGAGTTCGGCACGTGGGCGCAGGTGCTGGGCAACGGCACGACCGGCAACGGCTACTACGACATGAGCGAGTCGAGCGAAGTCGACGCCGTGAAGGCGCAGATCAACTCGACCAACCTGAGCGGCAACAGCGGAAGCGCCGGCGGTACGAACTGGGAGCACGCCTGGTACCGGGCGCTGGTCAATGACGGCAAGCCCGGCGACCAGGTGACCCCGGACACTGTGGTCTTCTTCACCGACGGTGTCCCGACGTACTACGTCAACTCGTCCGGCAACCTCGGCGGCTCGGGTAGCTCGTTCACGTACACGAACTGGGCGGAAGCCGAAGCTGTGGCGGCTCCGTTCCGTCGGGCCACCCCGCCGTCGATCATCGGCGTGGGGGTCAACGGTCCCGACAACGGTCTCAACAACACTCAGTACTTCGATCCGCCCGGCAATTACAACGCCACCTACAAGACCGGTCGTCAAATCCTGGCGCAGTTGGTCGATGGCACCGACTCGGGTGTTCAATACAACGGCAGCAACGCTGAGCAGGCCAATCTCTATCTTTTGGACGGCTTCGGCGGCCTCACCGAGGCGCTCAAGACCGTTGCGTTGAAGGACTGCGGCGGAACGCTCACCATCCGGACCCGTATCGATTCCGGCGGCGATGGACAGAAGTTCCAACCCGAGGTCGTGTACGAGAACGTCGGCGAGACGAGCGAGGGCGGAGCCACCCGCACCGTTGCGACGAGCGGCAGCTTCCCGACCGGGACGTTCGACTTCGAGCTCGCCAGTTCATCAGTGACCACCGAAGTCGTGCCGCAGATCTCGAGTGCCCTCGCCGGCTATCGGTTGTCCCGCTGGGAGTGCCGTGCTGGACCGACCACGCTGGCCGCGTCGGAGACCGACATCGAGGGTGTCGCTGACTTCAAGGGCGTCGAGGTGACGCTCGGCGCCAACCAGGCCGCCTCCTGCACGATGTGGGTCGTCCCGAAGTGA
- a CDS encoding fibronectin type III domain-containing protein, whose product MLPLVLVLMVIGALVVLPLMNYAITVMRAGEVESDKTRSLEYARAGLRTALTSTASLYDNCGGFAGDVPRNLASIDLAGVSSTCQVVGTTNYLSNDQVPFHLATLQIDQPIPPELEDPRNYTNPSAAPDDEDLWQPDRSPNPAVGTVWVPNLPVRPEIDRTTPARGDGDYSRAMSFGTCDVYFPGTYTEPVAVRGPRPTYFVSGVYYFESTITFEGGADVVVGAGETEGCTGDIDALNYVSNPPESTLISGVGATFVFGHEGQFIVDNSGGAVDVVMNQRYADDSEEGALPSDGVSIMTVNGDLDDGDPTGDVLPLFVDDVLATLPANVTVNGEIVNVADDGYVPSVHTPEPIPPEAPAAPSVAEYISATCSNPTNCADKAAAFLSWATPDDNGFVITDYVVEVRSKRRNQSSYGSWSPTPCPLDAPWATGAAARVSCTVQGLNGYSNPGLSSNESDYQFRVTAVSYGGSSDPGPESPGDTRIYARPYSGGIAVDPLLSVADPVQPINDLGSPTTNFADGKLISWNPVGEPSDSGGLPIDGYRVVATPVGPNPGGHPLVECSANWDQTSCLLPADDPDTPAPAFEGLVRGAPYRITMHAINELGESSLPPSPPPTLVFLDGLSDSEVDALPPYTPPPPPPTPAIYRTPPAIIEVVASSASPIQLDIAGYVSMPQGRIELDGGSSAEQHAMRLTGGAVTARIDVANLGTNSRIEFENPSTQKTILIVTTVNGDYDARAEAVVQVNANGGWALNSWEAE is encoded by the coding sequence GTGCTGCCGTTGGTGCTCGTGCTCATGGTGATCGGCGCGCTCGTCGTGCTGCCGCTGATGAACTATGCGATCACGGTGATGCGGGCGGGCGAGGTCGAGTCGGACAAGACCCGCTCGCTCGAGTACGCACGAGCGGGACTCCGAACGGCGCTCACGAGTACGGCTTCGCTCTACGACAACTGCGGCGGGTTCGCGGGCGATGTCCCTCGCAACCTGGCGAGTATCGACCTGGCGGGCGTGTCGTCGACGTGCCAGGTCGTCGGCACGACGAACTATCTCAGCAACGATCAAGTGCCGTTTCATCTGGCGACGTTGCAGATCGATCAGCCGATCCCTCCGGAGCTCGAGGATCCACGGAACTACACGAACCCATCTGCGGCTCCCGACGACGAAGATCTCTGGCAGCCCGACCGGTCGCCAAATCCAGCGGTCGGGACGGTTTGGGTCCCGAACCTTCCGGTTCGTCCGGAGATCGATCGGACGACGCCGGCTCGTGGCGACGGCGACTACAGCCGCGCGATGTCGTTCGGCACGTGCGACGTCTACTTCCCTGGCACCTACACCGAACCCGTTGCGGTCCGCGGTCCGCGTCCGACCTACTTCGTGTCCGGCGTCTACTACTTCGAGTCGACCATCACCTTCGAGGGAGGCGCCGACGTCGTCGTCGGTGCGGGTGAAACCGAAGGCTGCACGGGTGACATCGATGCGCTCAACTACGTGTCCAACCCGCCCGAGTCGACACTGATCAGCGGGGTCGGGGCCACGTTCGTGTTCGGGCACGAAGGGCAGTTCATCGTCGACAACTCCGGCGGCGCCGTCGACGTCGTGATGAACCAGCGCTATGCCGACGACAGCGAGGAGGGCGCGCTGCCGAGCGACGGCGTCTCGATCATGACGGTGAACGGCGATCTCGACGACGGTGACCCGACCGGAGACGTGCTGCCGCTCTTCGTCGATGACGTCCTTGCGACGCTGCCGGCCAACGTCACGGTGAACGGCGAGATCGTCAATGTCGCCGACGACGGCTACGTGCCGTCGGTCCACACCCCCGAGCCGATCCCTCCTGAAGCGCCAGCGGCGCCGAGCGTGGCCGAGTACATCTCCGCTACGTGCAGCAACCCCACGAACTGCGCTGACAAGGCGGCTGCGTTTCTCTCTTGGGCAACTCCTGACGACAATGGCTTCGTCATCACCGACTACGTCGTCGAAGTCCGGAGTAAGAGGCGGAACCAGAGCTCGTACGGAAGCTGGTCTCCAACTCCGTGCCCGCTGGACGCGCCGTGGGCGACAGGAGCGGCGGCGAGAGTGTCCTGCACGGTCCAAGGGCTGAATGGCTACTCGAATCCAGGGCTCAGCTCCAACGAGAGCGATTACCAGTTCCGAGTGACTGCGGTGAGCTACGGCGGCTCCTCTGACCCCGGGCCCGAGTCGCCGGGCGACACGCGTATCTATGCCCGCCCGTACTCCGGCGGGATTGCTGTCGACCCTCTCTTGTCCGTCGCGGATCCGGTGCAGCCGATCAACGATCTCGGGTCGCCGACGACGAACTTCGCCGACGGCAAGCTGATCTCCTGGAATCCGGTCGGCGAGCCGAGTGACTCCGGCGGTTTGCCGATCGATGGGTACCGGGTTGTGGCGACGCCCGTCGGTCCGAACCCCGGTGGCCATCCATTGGTCGAGTGCAGTGCCAACTGGGATCAGACCAGCTGTCTGCTTCCGGCCGATGATCCCGACACGCCCGCTCCGGCGTTCGAGGGTCTGGTGAGGGGTGCGCCGTACCGCATCACGATGCATGCGATCAATGAACTCGGTGAGTCGTCGTTGCCGCCGTCGCCGCCGCCGACGCTGGTCTTCCTCGACGGTCTCTCGGACTCGGAGGTCGACGCTCTTCCGCCGTACACGCCGCCACCACCGCCGCCGACTCCGGCGATCTATCGCACACCGCCTGCCATCATCGAGGTCGTGGCGTCGTCGGCCTCGCCGATACAGCTCGACATCGCCGGCTACGTGTCAATGCCGCAAGGCCGGATCGAACTCGACGGTGGTTCGTCGGCCGAGCAGCATGCGATGCGACTCACGGGCGGCGCCGTGACGGCTCGCATCGATGTTGCAAATCTGGGCACGAACTCGCGCATCGAGTTCGAGAACCCGTCGACGCAGAAGACAATTCTCATCGTCACGACAGTGAACGGCGACTACGACGCCCGTGCCGAGGCGGTCGTCCAGGTGAACGCGAACGGTGGCTGGGCTCTGAACTCCTGGGAAGCTGAATAG